Within Calliopsis andreniformis isolate RMS-2024a chromosome 4, iyCalAndr_principal, whole genome shotgun sequence, the genomic segment GCCTTCCTCGCCTTCTCCCAGTACGTCTGAGCATCGAGTTTCTCCCCTCCTCTGTACTTTTCTTTAACCACCACTGTGGACCTCTTTTTGATCTCAGGCAGTATCCTGAACCTGATGCTTCTGTTTCTTGTGCCGATTTCTTCGATAGTCTCCACCTCGACCGATTCCACTTGCTTCACGTCAGTGAAATCCATCGCGTCGATCGACGACGCCAGACTGTCTGAACTGTCGTTGAGAACATTCATATTCTCGTGGATCTTATTTTCCATCTCCAAGGTTCTCGATTTTCGAGATCTGAAGGCTGTCGATCGACTCGTCGACTTTCTCAGCTTCACACGAGATTCTGATAAAAGTATCGACCTAAAGTTTCTCACGTCGATTGTATCGTTTTTCGCGGATGGTGATTTAAAATCCTCCACTGTGTCTTGCAGAGTTTGTTCTTCGACTGTGTTATCACTTTCCTCGTCGAAATCCTTGCTTGAGCAATTTCTGTATATCTCCTGCACTTCTTCGTCTTCTCCTTCATCTGATGGTTTGATAAACAATTTTCTTGTATTATCTACATGATTGTCTTCTTGCCTGACATGGCGTTCTTCAGGCTCAGTTTCTTTTAGACTTGTATTAGAGTTTATTTTTGGAGACTTATTTTGTTTAAAGTTTGGCTCAGCTTTTTCAACACTTTCAATAGCAGTAGCTTCTGTTTCGAAAGATTGTTCAGGGACCTCGTGACGTCTCTTTGAGTTCCTATTTTTCAAGGAATCGTCGCAGATTGTTTCTTCAAGATTAGAATTTCTTTCGATGCTCTCATTAATTGTTTTCTCATGCTTGAAACTTGGGGAGACCATTAACGAGCAGTTGCATATGTTTATTTGACTAGCAATATCCTTCTTCTGTTCTTTAGGAGAAACTGGATGTGAGACTCTAGGAGTTACATCAATTGAGTTATCAGATTCATTAAGTTTATTACTAGAATTATGCTCAAGTTCTAAATTTTCATTTTCGAAATTAGTTTCCTGTAATTCATTTATTTCCTCGCGATCTGAGGCGTGTGAATAATCCGAATCTTTGGCTTCCACGCGGTACATCATTTGTGATCCTCTCTCTTCGTCTATCGACATTTcccattcacagtttgcaagagAAAATCGCGATTTTTCTGTCGAATCTTCTATTTGACATTTTTGATGTTCTATTTTATTGAATGGTGTACTAGATCTACTGGGACGTAACATATCCTTCACTAAAAAAGCATCATTTTGTGCTTCGAAGTTACAGAACACTTCATTCTTATCAGAAACTGGAAGTTCGTCTTGAAAAGGCTCCATTGGACTCTTTTCATCAGAATTAAAGTCAAAATTATTTTCACTGCCTTTAATATCCACAATTTTATTTGTTTCTCTATTATCATTGGATAATACCGATTGATCAATCTCCTGCTCACATGTTTCAGCAATCACACTGTCGTCCAAAGAGTATGGACATTTTTCAGAATAAATCAGAGACTGGAACTTCTGCTCAGAAGAATATTCTAACTCTTTAAACTCCGAATCCTCACAATTTAGCAAATGCTTACTCTCTATCGCAGATAGTCTATCCTCCAACTCAGTAATCGCGGAATCTTCGTCATGATCCCCATGCAAACTTGCATTCCTAGGCTTGTCATCTTCCATACTTCCAGAATCACTTCGCAAAGAATTTTCTGCAGACCTCAACCCTTTTATTTCCAATCTCTTATTTTTCACAGACTCAAACCCCTCATATCCCTTTCCCAAAGTACCTAAATCCAGATTCTTCTCTTTACAATCACCCACCACATCGTTTTCACTCACGCAATGCTTCATCTTCCCTCTCATCTTCCTAGACTCGTCCCCCATCCCAAACTCAATGGAAGAAGTGAAACAGGACAGCGAGAGCTGCGGTCGATTCACTTTATCAGGATCATCCAGGCGAAATTCTATTCTCGGGCTGTGTCTAACAGGCTTCCACTTCCTCTGACTCGCAATCAGTTCCTCTTCCAAGGCATCACGCGTGGAATTCTTGAAAGAATAGGTTCGATTCAACTTGGAGGCAGCAGACCAACTGGCACTGCCTCTGGAGCTGACTCCACTCGCGTCGTCCTTGAAGACATCACTCGCCAGCTCCAATGTGTCATTCTCTAATAGTTCCTTCGATGGGGACTCTATGCATCCACCGTCTCGATGATAAGTACTCTCAATCAGGTCCTCAGCTTTCAAGCTACCTCTAGTCTGATGCTCCTTTTCCTGGCTGATCTTCCTCCACGTGGTCAGTTCAGTTCCTCTGTATATATTGCAAGGCTTCACAGTAAGTCCCATCGCCTCAGCGTTGATCGAGACGTCGTTCACTTTCGGGTTCCCCTGGCTCCTGGCAGAGACGATGTTAGCCTTCTGCGACCTAGCAGAATTCGACGCCTGGTGCCTGTCCTCTTGTCTGACTCTACTGGTGAGCTGATCCAGCCTGCCTCTCTCAACTGCCCTCCGAGGCGGACGATTCCGCGGCGATGGGTTGCTAATGCACTCTTCGAGACTTTCTCGCTTATGCTTTAGGGGCGGTACAGGGAGGTGGGAGGTTCTTTCGGGAGGCGCAGGTCGGGGCTCAGCTTCTggtggcctgaggatgaggaaaTAGGATCAAGGATGCGCGCCTGACATTAGGAGAAGGTTTTCAGAGCTGTTTTTATTTAGAACGACGACGAAATTGGTGGTTACACTTTGTTAGTGGATTCTACTTTTCTGAGGTTGAGAAAAGAAGTCTTTTTTAGAGTGCTCGGGTATAGGAGGGGGAGGAAATTGAAAGAAGCATTCTAGATATCAGAAGAAAGAAACCAAGAACCTAGAAATTGCGTTTGAGTCTTCGTTTGTCAATTATAAGAGCTTAAAGAAAACAGTGGCTAGCCTCTCATAGCTAGTGGTGGGATTCTTCGATAGTCTACCTTGGCAGTGACTCTGACAGTCATTGCTCTCTACTATCCAGCCCCTGCCACAAGCTTCCCACCAACAGTGGTGCCATTCAGTTTGTCGAGTTCTAGGCGCACTTTATTTACGTAAAACAATTTTTAGACACTTGTAATTAACAAACGAAGGATTTAccgcaattttgttattcttggtTCCTCGTTTTATTTTGATATCTAGAGATACTTCTTAAATTTCCTCCCATATGTAATCGAATATCCTGTATGAACATGAGAAGCAACGAATTTTTGTCTTCATTTTGAGCGATTTGGAATGGAGAACAACCTTGTCCCGTTTCCTTCTCCTCATGCGCACCGCGAGCGTACTTTGGAACGCAGGTTTCGAGGACATTTTATGAGATAGGCGCTGTGCTTGTTAATTAGTTGCATGAGAATGATGCTCACCTATTTGTACGATCGACTGCTCGTGATTTCATTGGACCTAGTGGACTGGACTCCTTCGTTTGGCCTGAACGTCTGCTGCAATAATTAGACCTTTCATGAACTTTTTGATTCACTTGAAAAGTGAAGTATATAATATTTAGCAAATATTTGACTGTCTGATAGGTATTCAAAGTCCTGTCAATTTCCAATTTCCATTCATGAAGGTTCATGTCATAGCAGGTTGTCCAAGTGGTCGATGTTAACAAACTTCACATATTACATATGTTCAACTTGTCAATGATAACCCTTATGAATAGCAATTATATTATGTCTACATTCTACTGTTAGTTATCACACAGAAAAAGACTAAATCGTCGAATGAGAAATAACACTTGAAAAGTAAAATGTCCTGTGTTTCAACAAGCAGTCCACAGGGGAATTCGTTTCTGGCACAGAGCCAGCAGACACTCGGTGCAGTTGAGCATAAGGAAGCAATCGTTTCCATAATTACGTCTCTAAATTTAAGCGACTCCCCATTCGTCCTCTATATTATTTATCAATGTCTTCCTGTTATTGCCTAGCAAGACTCATATTCATTTTATTACTTGTTGCAAGTAATCCATAAACGTGTTACCACCTTAACACCTTCTCAACTCTTAGAACAGTCTAAAGCTGCACCATATGCTCAATGCAATTTTATAAAACTTGAGATCAGAGATAAAACAACAGACTAGGTACTTAACATTCAGAAATCAGAGAACTAAGTCACTGAAAAGGTAATAGAAGAGAATAATCCTTTCAGACAAGCTCTGTAGTTAGACATTTTTCATTAGAAACTCGCCAatatttttctccttttttGGAAACAAGAATTCTCAttttttccacccccaacttacACGACAGGTGTTTTCTGTTTAACTGGACTGTCATTGCTCTTATTGCAGTTCGGCGCCGAGACGCTCTCCTTGGCCCTATGGGTAGTTGGTGAGGTTTTGTTTCCAGTGTTGAGGGTGATCGCAGAACCTGGTGAGTACTTCTCTCGAGTGGTTTGTCGGCGATTTCTCAAGGCAGGAGCTCGGTACTTCATCCGTGCTTCGAGTCGTTCTTTGGCGATGTTCGTCGCGGGGCTAACTGGCACCCTTGTAATCCTTTCCTTGCACCAGGCCACGTGTCTATCGTAGGCCTTGATGCCGAAGTGTCGATTACACGTGGGGCACACACCCTGCTCGTTCGCGCGCGATGGCGCGCTGGATGTGACCGAGTTGGATTGCCTCTGCATCGGGGGTTCTGTCTGAAAATGCATCGTGAAAGAAAATGTTTTAGTTGATATTTTATTTCTAAAGAAAATGCGAGTTTTGGGATTTAGAAACGGAGTATAATTTGATTAATTTCGTAGTCTATAAATTTAAGGAAAGGGTTACAATATCTAGTAACATTAAATCAGAAGAAGAAATTAGCCAATATAGTAAGACTGGTGGATAGTATAACATCGCGATGCATATTGCAAAGAGAATTCATCTCACGCGCGAATGCATTTGCATCATTCGCGATGCATCTGGGTTAATCTGCACTCCAGTTGCAATTCTCACCTTGCAGTGCACTGCGCTTATGATTTCTCTGAATTCGATTTAGCAActttgtatctttattaaatGATCTTTAGACAAGAAATTAAGAGGATATAATTTGGTTTCTAGTTGCATcataaattacattataagAGTCAATTATTAGATAGAATAAATCATCACAAGGGTATAATTAGCAATAGCTaggtaataaaaatataacaagcATGTAATTATAGTATTACTTATATTACAAACCATATATTAAAGTACATGCAATTTAATTAAGGATTATAAATTACTAATTAATCTTCACAAATTAAATAGCAAAAATTAAGTTACTTAATCACAGACAATAGTCACAGAACTTACAACTTCACTGCGAGCAGCGCGGATCGCCAGCAGAAACTCATCGTGGTTCTGCTTCCAAGTGGACTTGGGCTTGGCCTTGTCCTCCTGCGTGTAGTGTTGCCTCCTCCTCGGCAGAAACTCCGCCAGCTCCGTGCCCTGGATCCTCTGCTTGGCCGAGTCGAAGATCTTCCTCTTCTTGCTTGCAGACTGCTCGCAGATTCTCGTGTGCTTCTCCAGCGACTGCGGCATGAAGGTCCGCGCGCAGATCGCGCACGGCAGGAGGATGGGCGGCACATCTGTGTCCATTTACCAAGCTGTTACTCTCTGATTTCGCTGTCCTCCTATTGGGGGAAGGACACACAAGGGACAGGTCCTCTCTCGAGCAGATCGGGTCAAGATTCCTGCTTTGTGTCGACGCAGCGACTTCAATGCGCCCTCAACAGAGGGGTTTTCTGATTCGATCAGTGgtcttgaggtttgggggtccgATCGGGGCATCCATGACTGAGGGAACATAAATGGGAATGGAGACCTCTGACTTAACTGCCTGATTGAGTAGAGGTAGGTACTGTCAACGCGTCGAGAGGCACTTGGCGCGATTACGAATGGTTGAGTTGTCGTAGAAGCTAGATGCTGAAGTTAGTGAGCTACTAGAGTCAGCAGAAGACATGTGtagggtctcaagattgagaataggttgGTAACATAATTAGCAGCACTGTGTGCTAACTAGAAGTTCATCGAGCCTTGAGTTACTGTTTCAGAGCTACACAACACTGATGGCAGCGCTTTCAGAAGGTGGAGGATAATAGAACTTCACTAGGTTCTAGTTATTGGAGTTATTAGAGGAACTAGGGCTATGGTAATCAGGGCATAAGTGTCCCATACAGTTTACTAGCTCAGTTACTGATTATGAGTTCTAACGATCAGTTAAATCTTCCCCAGCTTCAATCTCAGGAATTCACAGCACCTATGACTGTACCTTCAAAAGCCAGAAAGTTGCAGAAACTAGCCATTGTACCTAGCACACTATTAAAACTACATATCGTATCTAGGATTCCAGTTGTCCAAAGTTCATTCCCAGGTCAAGAGGTTCACTGATGACTCTCCTTTCACAGGACTAAAGATCGCAGAAGCTGGGCACTGAGCTTAGTACTTTACTACAGCTACCAAAGCTATCACATCTAGGTTACCCAAACCTGAGTCCATCTCCACAGCAAAATTACGTGATTAAGTAATCACTGTATGCTAACACTCCCATCAACCAAGCTTTCCCAAGCCTCTGTCTCAGAGTCCCACACTACTGATGACTCCACACTCAGAAGACCAAAATTCACAACGGCTGTCCACAGAGCCCAGTGCACCACTCCAGCCACcatacctctatccccaagtctCCCAAATCAAACTTCACCTCTCCAACACGATCACCTAACTCAACCACAAATTCCTATCACTTCACCCAGCTTCCCCAAGCTCCCATCTCAGATCTTCACAGCACCGACAACACCTCTCAGAGAGGATCGAAGGTCGCGCAATCGAGTAACGGAACCAATCCAGGCTCCTAGAGATCAATGATCACCGAGATGGCGGCGTGCAACAGTATCGATCGAGTTATACGCGTAATGAGGCACTGCACGATAATTAATCCGCGATCGAGCGCGCTGGCGGCGGACACCTGCGAGCCTCTCCTATTAAACGCCGTCCACGACGACGAGGAGGTCGAAGACGAGGTGTCGCCCCCGCGGCCCGCCTACGGAGGAGCAAGCTTCCTTTTTAGGCGTTATGAATGATCGTTCTCGAGCATTGTATCGATTGCAGCGGAGAACTGTGGACCGACGATTCCTTCCGTCCTCGACGATAGTATGGCCAAGTTACGTGGAACGCCTTTTTCCATGTATCACCTTCACGGCCAGATTCGTAATCCTTGAGGCCGTGGACGCGTTATTTGCGATCGATCGATCGGCAGACGTGGTTTCGGTTTACCGATCGTGAGCTCCATGGGCTCTTGCGTGCTGATGAGCTGGCTGGGAATACTTGATTTGATGTTCATGGTATGTTTGGATTATTTTAATTGGACTGTGGGATTTTGAAGGCCTGAGTATCTGTTATCTAGGTGGGGTTGAGGAGATTGGAGTAGTTTGGTTGGTCAATGTTTTGTGGGTACTTGAATGAGAGAAGTAATAGGGAGTTGACTCTAGTGGGATTTGGAGTACTTGAATAATTTAGTGTGTAGATATCTGGATGTTTGATGGATATTGGAATATAGTAGGAGTAATGTTCAAGTAGTTCGTGTTGAGTTAGTATTTGTGCAAGATTAAGAATAGTGAAATTTTATTTGGTGTAAGAAATTATTCTAATGGGTTATTGAGTGTTTGTCACATTAGAATGTCTAATCATTAGGCTATAGTAAAATTTGATAAATTGATCCAGTCCAACATCTAGCTTCTTGATTATTTCCTGGATCATTTTGAAATAACTCGAAATTATCAATTCGACGCAAAACAAGTTTTTACTTTTCTCGAGTTATTACGATTCCCACTAATCTGAGGTCGAGGAAGCCTGGAGCGACTGCGAACGCAATCGGTAATGAGGTACAAAGTATGAATTGATCACTGTGCAACGAAGGCTGCAAGACAGAATAACAACTTCGCGAGTTTCTCTCGCGAGTAGGCGATGCGAGTGGAGCAattctttaaatattcttttCCAACAAACCAAGAGGAAAAATATTCAGAAAAGTAATATACTCTCTCTCAATAAATATCTAATGAATCCATAATTAATTTATTACCCAACAAATGTCTATAGTAA encodes:
- the LOC143178526 gene encoding uncharacterized protein LOC143178526, which codes for MLCCVSRRAVLGRDRGSYDHCTREVQSAAGDSGTVVEVEPCVEPDVPPILLPCAICARTFMPQSLEKHTRICEQSASKKRKIFDSAKQRIQGTELAEFLPRRRQHYTQEDKAKPKSTWKQNHDEFLLAIRAARSEVVKPPMQRQSNSVTSSAPSRANEQGVCPTCNRHFGIKAYDRHVAWCKERITRVPVSPATNIAKERLEARMKYRAPALRNRRQTTREKYSPGSAITLNTGNKTSPTTHRAKESVSAPNCNKSNDSPVKQKTPVVRRSGQTKESSPLGPMKSRAVDRTNRPPEAEPRPAPPERTSHLPVPPLKHKRESLEECISNPSPRNRPPRRAVERGRLDQLTSRVRQEDRHQASNSARSQKANIVSARSQGNPKVNDVSINAEAMGLTVKPCNIYRGTELTTWRKISQEKEHQTRGSLKAEDLIESTYHRDGGCIESPSKELLENDTLELASDVFKDDASGVSSRGSASWSAASKLNRTYSFKNSTRDALEEELIASQRKWKPVRHSPRIEFRLDDPDKVNRPQLSLSCFTSSIEFGMGDESRKMRGKMKHCVSENDVVGDCKEKNLDLGTLGKGYEGFESVKNKRLEIKGLRSAENSLRSDSGSMEDDKPRNASLHGDHDEDSAITELEDRLSAIESKHLLNCEDSEFKELEYSSEQKFQSLIYSEKCPYSLDDSVIAETCEQEIDQSVLSNDNRETNKIVDIKGSENNFDFNSDEKSPMEPFQDELPVSDKNEVFCNFEAQNDAFLVKDMLRPSRSSTPFNKIEHQKCQIEDSTEKSRFSLANCEWEMSIDEERGSQMMYRVEAKDSDYSHASDREEINELQETNFENENLELEHNSSNKLNESDNSIDVTPRVSHPVSPKEQKKDIASQINICNCSLMVSPSFKHEKTINESIERNSNLEETICDDSLKNRNSKRRHEVPEQSFETEATAIESVEKAEPNFKQNKSPKINSNTSLKETEPEERHVRQEDNHVDNTRKLFIKPSDEGEDEEVQEIYRNCSSKDFDEESDNTVEEQTLQDTVEDFKSPSAKNDTIDVRNFRSILLSESRVKLRKSTSRSTAFRSRKSRTLEMENKIHENMNQVESVEVETIEEIGTRNRSIRFRILPEIKKRSTVVVKEKYRGGEKLDAQTYWEKARKATKNRLISLDPPCQGASRFLKKNPKVCVLPPVPSSASLIRCRILKLPLRPVWSNYVRRRPDFNLVLSGRTGKDYDPFLLAEQQMNDLFSDASEQSVTDSPSRDQNRESSFPLSHSSAFVKYSHANADKHTSSLVPPSEFEDLTSDFSSDSTETNSLSREVFLKGSKEFKEHSKSEEKRSPVRELGRRVIIDKSKALGGDNVEDSNRGKSFIASTERTRKILDKVSPKVARPSINRSLSVRASSAPKTAPDRKTSNSPYDPNKAKDEPQRSSNTSFNGRNNNYVHLSSSNLSLSSIVSSDVDIKRSNSVFDELMTSFEDDNGPFPSLKSLLKNDSLSVSSPVHGRQRNDQISDEELSSPESYKRQDHSKLSGDSAYSSLNRKYSNHGRSTNDVGGRLDEDLPRTNRREGDGVAATTKCKMSKFCHECGSKFPETAKFCCECGIRRLVL